CGACAGCCCCGTTGCCCTCCAGCACGGCGTCAACCATCGCGAAAACACTCACCTCGCGTGCGGAGACCACCAACTCCTCCACGTCCTCGGGCGTCACCGCCCTGCCCGCGGCGTAGAGTGTGAGCTTCTCCACCTCTCCTGAGAGCGCCCAAAGGTCGGGTCCCACCAGATCAACAAGAAGCTGCACCGCCTGCGTGGTCATGCTGCCGCCGCAGGCCATGACCCGGGTTTGTACCCAGCCGCGGAGCTCGTTGGGGTTGAGTGGCGGGAACTCTCGCACCTCTGCGACGACGGTCAGGTCGCGCAGCAGCGGGTGGTTGGGCCGAAGCTGGCCCTCGGCGAAGACCAGGTCCGTCGTGGGGGGCAGCGCTCTGCTGAAGGAAGCAATTCGCTCACCCCATTCCGCCACTCGCTGTCCCCCGCCGCGCCCGCGTCCGCTGCGGCCATCGCCTGCCAGCGAGCTCAGTAGCCCCTCCACAATGACGAGTCGGCGCTCCGCAAGGAAGGGTATTGACTGGCACATAATGACGAGCGTGTCAGGCACGACCTCAGATGCCAGCAAGGTCGTGATGTTGGCGTCCCGCACGTCGGGCATGCCGACAGCGTCGCGTAGCGTGTCGAGGAACGCCCGAAGCGAGTAGGTGTCCAGTCCGTGCAGGAGGTAGATCACGCGGTGGCGGCCTCCGGGAGCCTATTCATGGGAATGCCCCTCCCAAGCTATAATGGGTGCGTGTTAAGTATGAAGAAACGTTCCGGCATTGCCAAGGACGCATTGTACCCACTTCCAGACGAGTTGCCATGGACCTCCTGATCATCGGCTTTGCACAGAGCGGCAAGACCTCGTTGTTCAGCGCCCTCACCCACCGGCAAACTGCGCCGGGCGGGCGGAGCGGCGGCAACATCGGCGTAGCCAAGGTGCCCGACGATCGGCTGGGCCC
The Chloroflexota bacterium DNA segment above includes these coding regions:
- the holA gene encoding DNA polymerase III subunit delta, whose product is MIYLLHGLDTYSLRAFLDTLRDAVGMPDVRDANITTLLASEVVPDTLVIMCQSIPFLAERRLVIVEGLLSSLAGDGRSGRGRGGGQRVAEWGERIASFSRALPPTTDLVFAEGQLRPNHPLLRDLTVVAEVREFPPLNPNELRGWVQTRVMACGGSMTTQAVQLLVDLVGPDLWALSGEVEKLTLYAAGRAVTPEDVEELVVSAREVSVFAMVDAVLEGNGAVAMRSLTRLLEGDATVTYLLAMLARQVRLTVLAKDLLAKQVPQGELGSRLSITSAYPLRKTLEMARRFSPSALQRLHRGLLDTDASIKTGALPERLALEYLIAEVCQFASRGSASARQ